The genomic segment GTATCGCGGTGCTCTCGGGGCCGAATCTGGCCCGCGAGGTGGCCATGGAACAGCCGGCCGCTACCGTGATCGCGTGCACGAATGAACGCAACGCCCAACGCGCCCAAGCGGCCGTAGCGGCCCCCTATTTCCGCCCCTATACCAATACCGATGTCATCGGCACCGAGCTTGGCGGTGCGTGCAAGAACGTCATTGCGCTCGCCTGCGGCATGGCCAGCGGCAAGGGGCTGGGGGAAAACACCTCGGCGAGCCTGATCACCCGCGGTCTCGCCGAGATCACCCGCCTCGGGGAGGCAGTGGGCGCCGATAGCCGTACCTTCGCCGGCCTAGCTGGGCTGGGGGATTTGGTGGCCACCTGTTCCTCGCCGCTATCGCGCAACCGCAGCTTCGGTGCCCGGCTCGGCAAGGGCGATAGCTTGGAGCAAGCAGCGCACGCCACCTCGGGCCAGGTGGCCGAGGGAGTGACCTCCTCAGAATCGGTGTTCCGGCTGGCCGAGTGGCACGGGGTAGACATGCCCATCACCCACGCGGTCTACCAGGTCTGCCACGAAGGAATGGACGTAGACACCATGGTGGGTGCGCTGATGGGCCGATCCAAGAAGTCTGAGTAGTACAATCGCAGGGTCCGGCACAAACCCGCCGCCCACCACGCGATCGGGCCCGTGCACCGTCGCCCCTAGACGCCGAGAGATATAAGGATAGAGATGACCGCTCCCACCTTTGCCAGCGATGCCACTGACACCCGTACCTCTGTCGCCGTCGTCTACGGCGGCCGCAGCTCCGAGCACTCGATCTCCTGTATCTCGGCAGCGGCAGTCATGAGCCACCTGGACCCTCAGACCTACCGGGTGGTGCCTGTGGGCATCACGCTCGACGGTACCTGGGTGGTAGGTAACTCCGATCCAGATAAGCTGCGCGCCCAAGGCCGCGAGCTGCCCGTAGTGGAGCACACCGAAGAGGTACAGCTATCGGTGGATCCCACTCATCGCGGCGAATTCCGCTACACCAGCGGCGAACGCGCCGGGCAGCTCTATGATCGCGTCGATGTTATCGTGCCGGTTTTGCACGGCAAGTTCGGCGAGGATGGCACCATCCAGGGCCTGTTCGAGCTTTCGGGGGTGGCGTATGTGGGCGCTGGGGTACTGGCCTCGGCCGCTGGAATGGATAAGGAATACACCAAGAAGCTCATGAGTGCTTCGGGGCTGCCGGTCGGCCGCGAGGTGGTGCTGCGTCACCGCGCCGAGCTGAGCGAGGCCGAGAAGGATCTCCTAGGCTTGCCGGTCTTCGTGAAGCCAGCCCGTGGTGGATCCTCGATCGGTATCTCCAAGGTGGAGTCGTGGGAGGAGTTTGCCGCTGCCTACCAGGCTGCGGTGGAGCATGACGAAAAGGTGATTGTAGAGGCCGAGATCAGCGGCGCCGAGGTGGAATGTGGCGTGCTGCAATACCCCTCGGGTGAGGTGGTGGCCTCGGTTCCGGCCCAGCTCATCGGCACCGAAGATGGCGAGGAAGGCTTCTACGACTTCGACACCAAATACCTCGACAATGTAGTCTCCGCCGCCATCCCGGCACCGTTGGGCGAGGAGATGACCGAGCTGATTCAGTCCCTGGCGGTGGAGACATTCCACGCTCTGAACTGCACTGGTCTGGCGCGCGTGGACTTCTTTGTCACCCCCTCGGGGCCGGTGCTCAACGAGATCAACACGATGCCGGGCTTTACTCCCATCTCGATGTATCCGAAGGTCTTTGAAGCCTCCGGCATCGCCTATGGTGAGCTTCTCGATATCGTGGTCCAGCAAGCCCTGTCTCGCCGCTAGCGAGCACACTTATCGACGCTCACTCGCAGTCCCCCCATGCCGCCGGTGTAAGATACAAGTCGCTGCTGGGCCGAGACCGCAGGGGAATCTGGTGCAAATCCAGAACTGACGCGCAACGGTAAGCCACGCACTGCTTGTTCATAGGCGAGCAGAGGTGGACGAGTCCGAATGCCTGCACTCGACCAAGGTTAAAGGCAGCTGAAAGAAAGTGTGTTAACCACTTGATGGCTAGGTTTTCGGCTTCGCGCTGGGATGCGAGTGCATCGTGATCCCTTAGGCCGCCTAGCAGTGAAGGATTGTTGCTGGCGTGTCGATTTCTCGACGCAGCTACACGGCCCTAGTGGTCGTGCTTGTGCTGCTCATTGCGGTCTCAGCCGTCGCTTCGGTGGCGGTGGGATCGGTCACCATCCCGCTCGGTGATGTGGCTGCTGTCATGCAGTCAAAGCTGGGCGTTGCTCCGGCTCGCGTGCCGGAAGAATCGGTGGAGACCATTGTGTGGCAGCTGCGGACGCCGCGGGGACTGCTTGCTCTCATCGTTGGCGCTGGGCTCGCGCTGGCTGGTGTGGCCATGCAGACTCTCGTGCGTAACCCTCTGGCCGATCCGTATCTGTTGGGCGTGTCTTCCGGCGCAAGCGTCGGCGCGACAGCCGTTATTACTCTAGGCATTTTCTCCTCATTAGGGGTGTGGGCACTCTCTGGCGGGGCGCTGATTGGTGCGCTGGCGGCCACGATGGCGGTGTACGGGATCACCTATGCGCAGGGCGGGATCACGCCTTTGCGCCTGATCCTCACCGGTGTGGTGCTCGCAAGCGCCTTTTCAGCCCTCGCCAGTTTCT from the Corynebacterium ciconiae DSM 44920 genome contains:
- a CDS encoding NAD(P)H-dependent glycerol-3-phosphate dehydrogenase, whose product is MVNVTVMGAGSWGTTLAKVFADAGATVRLWARRESVAQSIQVMRENVDYLPGLSIPMGVSATADAARALADAEIVVLGVPSQSLRGNVEQWVQLIPRDAIVISLAKGVEHGSLMRMSEVIAEAGQIEPERIAVLSGPNLAREVAMEQPAATVIACTNERNAQRAQAAVAAPYFRPYTNTDVIGTELGGACKNVIALACGMASGKGLGENTSASLITRGLAEITRLGEAVGADSRTFAGLAGLGDLVATCSSPLSRNRSFGARLGKGDSLEQAAHATSGQVAEGVTSSESVFRLAEWHGVDMPITHAVYQVCHEGMDVDTMVGALMGRSKKSE
- a CDS encoding D-alanine--D-alanine ligase family protein yields the protein MTAPTFASDATDTRTSVAVVYGGRSSEHSISCISAAAVMSHLDPQTYRVVPVGITLDGTWVVGNSDPDKLRAQGRELPVVEHTEEVQLSVDPTHRGEFRYTSGERAGQLYDRVDVIVPVLHGKFGEDGTIQGLFELSGVAYVGAGVLASAAGMDKEYTKKLMSASGLPVGREVVLRHRAELSEAEKDLLGLPVFVKPARGGSSIGISKVESWEEFAAAYQAAVEHDEKVIVEAEISGAEVECGVLQYPSGEVVASVPAQLIGTEDGEEGFYDFDTKYLDNVVSAAIPAPLGEEMTELIQSLAVETFHALNCTGLARVDFFVTPSGPVLNEINTMPGFTPISMYPKVFEASGIAYGELLDIVVQQALSRR
- a CDS encoding FecCD family ABC transporter permease, with the translated sequence MSISRRSYTALVVVLVLLIAVSAVASVAVGSVTIPLGDVAAVMQSKLGVAPARVPEESVETIVWQLRTPRGLLALIVGAGLALAGVAMQTLVRNPLADPYLLGVSSGASVGATAVITLGIFSSLGVWALSGGALIGALAATMAVYGITYAQGGITPLRLILTGVVLASAFSALASFLVFIGPDPRAAQSVMFWMLGSVAGAQWIKLGIPVVATLLAAVILFVLGPRLDALASGEDVAASVGVDVDKLRASLFLLQAVLVGVLVAVSGGIGFVGLVVPHLARMLVGPTHRRLVPVAMLGGGLFLLWVDMVSRVVAGAQEIPLGVVTGIIGAPLFLFIMGRSSSYSFAKEA